In a genomic window of Bacillota bacterium:
- a CDS encoding DUF4406 domain-containing protein has product MLVYLAHPVVSDPTGNYQKAKRIAREIVNRYPEVVPVSPVLNFCYFREPEEREKIMKCCLQLLSKCEELWLTGQWWNSSGCLQEKQFAEELGIPVRMYSFPSVINVAE; this is encoded by the coding sequence ATGCTGGTTTACTTAGCACACCCGGTTGTTTCGGACCCTACTGGCAATTACCAAAAAGCCAAGCGAATAGCTAGGGAAATTGTAAACCGGTACCCGGAAGTGGTGCCGGTTTCGCCTGTACTGAACTTTTGCTATTTTCGCGAACCGGAGGAAAGGGAAAAAATCATGAAATGTTGTTTGCAGCTTTTATCAAAGTGCGAAGAACTCTGGCTTACAGGACAGTGGTGGAACTCAAGTGGTTGCCTGCAGGAAAAACAGTTTGCCGAAGAACTTGGCATTCCGGTGCGGATGTACAGCTTTCCGTCTGTAATAAATGTGGCAGAATAG
- the topB gene encoding DNA topoisomerase III, with amino-acid sequence MKNLVIAEKPSVARDLAGILGRFQSKDGYLENGEYVITWAIGHLVELADPEDYDKNLKSWNLAALPIVPENFKLRKNHKTAKQFKIVKDLVNRPDIEELICATDAGREGELIFRYIYRLAGCKKPFKRLWLSETTPSAVKKGFENLRPGSEFNPLAYAAEARSRADWLIGINGTRAFTVKHNNLLSVGRVQTPTLALIVNREREIRNFVPTPFWELHVEFTKEDGQKYTGKWFSGDQNRFSSVGEAREKENIVAGQPGEVKEVKQKDTSEQSPLLFNLNDLQKEANKKYGFPAGKTLSIAQALYETKKLITYPRTDSRHMTEDLAGTIPARLTALAGVSEYESFINTANAAGTPGKRYVDGSKVSDHTALLPTEIKPELDKLSVDEQKIYDLVVRRFLAIFYPPARYKQTRVVTDTAGETFLTTGKVELYQGWKAVYALENESEDDDSAGTIPPLSQKEPVQTQQTEVKEKQTQPPKRYTEASLLAVMEGASRLLENKELKEAMKGHGLGTPATRAAIIERLIKVGYIERKKKTLVPTEKGEALIDLVPEIIKSPETTGQWEKTLADIEDGKANPRDFMDGIIQLTRQIVELAGKQEAGSMPQQFGNTLGKCPLCGKDVTEGKKGFGCTGYKEHGCKLVIWKEIAGKKLSDNQVKTLLEKGQTGVIKGFKSKKGNKFEAALKLENGKVEFRFKSGSSQTENNNKAIGTCPICGKEVIEKAKGYGCSGYEEQGCKFVIWKQIAGKKITTKQAQDLMQNGKTGLIKGFKAKTGKIFDAALVLGQDSKVNFEFNGR; translated from the coding sequence ATGAAAAACTTAGTCATAGCCGAAAAACCTTCCGTTGCCCGGGACCTGGCCGGGATTCTTGGTCGGTTTCAAAGTAAAGACGGGTACCTGGAAAACGGTGAGTATGTTATTACGTGGGCAATCGGTCACCTGGTAGAACTGGCCGATCCGGAGGACTACGATAAAAACTTAAAAAGCTGGAATCTTGCTGCACTTCCCATTGTGCCGGAAAATTTTAAACTCAGAAAAAATCACAAAACGGCAAAGCAATTTAAAATCGTGAAAGACCTGGTCAACCGGCCTGATATTGAAGAGCTTATCTGCGCTACGGACGCAGGTCGGGAAGGGGAGCTGATTTTTCGCTATATTTATCGTCTGGCCGGCTGCAAAAAACCTTTTAAGAGGCTGTGGCTTTCAGAAACGACACCATCAGCAGTCAAAAAAGGGTTTGAAAATCTACGGCCCGGATCAGAATTCAATCCCCTGGCGTATGCGGCAGAAGCCCGCAGCAGAGCTGATTGGCTTATTGGCATAAACGGCACCAGGGCCTTTACCGTAAAACATAACAATCTGCTCTCAGTTGGTCGGGTACAAACCCCCACCCTGGCTCTAATAGTCAACCGGGAAAGGGAGATCAGAAACTTTGTGCCTACACCGTTCTGGGAACTACATGTCGAGTTTACTAAAGAAGATGGTCAGAAATACACAGGCAAGTGGTTCAGTGGTGACCAAAATCGCTTTTCCAGCGTAGGGGAAGCCCGGGAAAAGGAAAACATAGTAGCCGGGCAACCAGGTGAAGTCAAAGAAGTCAAACAGAAAGATACCTCCGAGCAGTCGCCGCTGCTGTTTAATCTGAACGACCTGCAAAAAGAAGCCAATAAGAAATATGGATTTCCGGCCGGGAAAACACTGTCTATTGCCCAGGCGCTCTACGAAACTAAGAAGCTGATCACATACCCCCGGACGGACAGCAGGCATATGACCGAAGACCTGGCCGGGACAATACCGGCCCGGCTCACTGCCCTGGCTGGAGTGAGTGAATACGAATCGTTTATAAACACAGCAAATGCGGCCGGTACCCCGGGGAAGCGATATGTAGACGGCAGTAAGGTTTCCGACCACACAGCACTGCTACCGACAGAAATTAAACCCGAACTGGATAAACTGTCAGTAGATGAACAAAAGATATACGACCTGGTGGTACGTCGCTTTCTGGCCATCTTTTACCCACCGGCACGTTATAAGCAGACCAGAGTCGTCACCGACACTGCCGGAGAAACCTTTCTTACTACCGGCAAAGTTGAACTGTACCAGGGTTGGAAAGCCGTATACGCGCTGGAAAATGAAAGCGAAGATGATGATAGCGCCGGTACAATCCCACCCTTGTCACAAAAAGAGCCTGTACAAACCCAACAGACCGAGGTCAAAGAAAAGCAAACACAGCCACCGAAACGGTACACAGAGGCAAGTTTATTGGCGGTGATGGAGGGAGCAAGCAGGCTATTAGAAAATAAAGAACTCAAAGAAGCCATGAAAGGGCACGGCCTGGGCACACCGGCCACCCGTGCAGCCATTATTGAACGCCTTATCAAAGTGGGCTACATCGAGCGCAAAAAGAAAACCCTGGTGCCTACCGAAAAAGGCGAAGCTCTTATCGACCTGGTGCCGGAAATAATTAAAAGCCCCGAAACTACCGGCCAATGGGAGAAAACCCTGGCAGATATTGAAGATGGGAAAGCAAACCCACGGGACTTCATGGACGGTATTATTCAATTAACCAGGCAAATAGTTGAATTAGCCGGGAAACAGGAGGCTGGTAGTATGCCGCAGCAATTTGGCAATACACTGGGCAAGTGTCCCTTATGCGGAAAAGACGTAACAGAAGGCAAAAAAGGTTTCGGCTGCACGGGTTACAAGGAACATGGCTGTAAGTTGGTAATCTGGAAAGAGATTGCCGGAAAGAAACTATCCGACAACCAGGTAAAAACGCTGCTGGAAAAGGGGCAAACCGGGGTTATTAAAGGTTTTAAATCAAAGAAAGGCAATAAGTTTGAAGCCGCTCTAAAGCTGGAAAACGGTAAAGTGGAATTTCGGTTCAAAAGTGGTTCTTCCCAAACTGAAAACAATAATAAAGCCATTGGTACGTGCCCAATATGTGGCAAAGAAGTTATTGAAAAGGCAAAAGGATATGGTTGCAGCGGGTATGAAGAACAAGGGTGTAAGTTTGTAATCTGGAAACAAATTGCCGGCAAAAAAATCACCACCAAACAAGCCCAAGACCTCATGCAAAATGGTAAGACCGGCCTCATAAAAGGATTTAAGGCAAAGACCGGCAAAATATTCGATGCGGCCTTAGTGTTAGGACAGGACAGCAAAGTGAATTTTGAATTTAACGGGAGGTAA
- a CDS encoding conjugal transfer protein TraG, with protein MLPLRKDKVKPVGLNNLQIKNWVKEHKKAALALGITPIAVPLFYFADVWALGSLAAGIHDTINGVRNFISGFSDVTSGLNDIPMFDSPDEKKATAAATPETYAKLMPYYFKHPISTGWAWLTKPSESLSYPEVKHTWLWLNAFFGAGAAGAYTWWQLKKRQNKANAFNRVHGLKIIDNPAYGTSRWAGLKDVKSYCELGPPVPPEKNENMRVRFPGGNVIGELEGKIVRVNFDKMPENTPKTAPHAIFYGGTGSGKSFSIVIGNIIAAVAEGQSIIVIDPKGELFATVGKWLKEKGYENVWVLNFMQPEHSHRWDPVIECLSDAEISEMIDTLSKNASGGSDSYFALKAMELMEAFIGLLKGDFPVEQQHMRSLMTLASWPEEKLDERFREAFKAGKISPMIYERWRGVVKKNYEYAVSNLTAVLKNLTTAPLAAMMSEQEIDLNQLGQKKTALFLIIPTGGEGIYLKPILSILYKFIFRRLDKLAFRSPGQKLPVGVRNIWDEMANVGMIPGLPEIISTARSKGIHIQMILQTPTQLESVYGQDDAKIILGNCPTAMLIGVAPADRELARMFSGLLGSAPVEIEKVSEDLTVPGRHLFEFKKKERTVIERPLMTIDEILRLDPRYSIALLQWSYPLYLRKVGWVELPQAKEIKESGMLPVEEVIPARGFNVSLPEVESEIETHKDTESVLWRHLKRNSIVEKEDDQPITELRLTKKTIHENQTPKEGLTKHPETPDLTIENGYENSSCVELNPSNDYSEENELKKNHEVTEELEPAQNNEVVTENVDDQGFNVKSPLF; from the coding sequence GTGTTACCGCTGCGGAAGGATAAAGTAAAACCGGTTGGACTTAACAACCTGCAAATTAAAAATTGGGTCAAGGAGCATAAAAAAGCTGCGCTGGCGCTGGGAATTACCCCTATTGCCGTGCCGCTTTTTTATTTTGCCGATGTCTGGGCCCTGGGCAGCTTGGCAGCCGGTATCCATGACACCATCAACGGAGTTCGCAACTTTATCTCAGGTTTTAGTGACGTTACCTCAGGCTTGAATGACATACCAATGTTTGATTCGCCGGACGAGAAAAAGGCAACTGCAGCAGCAACACCTGAAACATATGCCAAACTAATGCCTTACTACTTCAAACACCCAATAAGCACCGGCTGGGCATGGTTAACAAAACCATCGGAATCACTGTCCTACCCTGAAGTAAAACATACATGGCTGTGGCTTAATGCATTTTTCGGTGCCGGTGCAGCCGGCGCTTATACTTGGTGGCAGTTAAAAAAGCGGCAAAACAAGGCAAACGCCTTCAATCGAGTCCACGGCTTAAAAATAATAGACAATCCGGCATACGGTACATCCCGCTGGGCCGGTCTCAAAGACGTTAAAAGCTACTGCGAATTAGGCCCACCGGTACCGCCTGAAAAAAATGAAAACATGCGGGTGAGATTTCCGGGCGGCAATGTAATCGGCGAACTTGAGGGTAAAATCGTCAGGGTGAATTTCGATAAAATGCCGGAAAACACACCCAAAACTGCACCCCACGCCATCTTTTACGGCGGCACTGGTAGCGGCAAATCTTTCAGCATTGTTATCGGCAATATCATAGCGGCGGTCGCAGAAGGCCAAAGTATTATCGTCATTGACCCCAAAGGCGAGCTTTTTGCCACTGTAGGCAAATGGCTTAAAGAAAAGGGATATGAAAACGTGTGGGTACTAAATTTTATGCAACCGGAACACAGTCACCGCTGGGATCCGGTGATTGAATGTTTAAGTGATGCTGAAATTTCAGAGATGATAGACACACTTTCTAAAAATGCTTCCGGCGGCAGCGATTCCTATTTTGCACTTAAGGCCATGGAGTTAATGGAGGCATTTATAGGGCTCTTAAAGGGCGACTTTCCAGTAGAGCAGCAACATATGCGTTCTCTAATGACCCTTGCCTCATGGCCGGAAGAAAAACTTGATGAACGTTTTAGAGAAGCTTTCAAAGCCGGGAAAATAAGCCCAATGATTTATGAACGCTGGAGGGGGGTAGTGAAGAAAAACTATGAATACGCAGTTTCTAACCTGACGGCAGTGCTAAAGAACCTGACCACAGCTCCTCTGGCAGCAATGATGTCTGAGCAGGAAATTGATCTGAACCAGCTGGGCCAGAAAAAAACAGCATTGTTTCTTATCATCCCCACCGGTGGTGAGGGAATTTATTTAAAGCCCATCTTGTCCATACTCTATAAGTTCATATTCAGACGTTTAGATAAACTAGCTTTCAGGAGCCCCGGGCAAAAACTACCCGTCGGAGTCAGAAACATTTGGGATGAGATGGCCAACGTAGGCATGATACCGGGACTACCGGAGATTATATCCACGGCCCGGAGCAAAGGGATACACATTCAAATGATCCTGCAGACACCCACCCAGCTGGAATCTGTTTACGGGCAAGATGACGCAAAAATAATACTGGGGAATTGCCCCACGGCAATGTTAATCGGTGTTGCCCCGGCTGACCGGGAGTTAGCCCGTATGTTCAGTGGTTTGCTGGGCAGCGCCCCGGTGGAAATAGAAAAAGTCAGTGAGGATCTAACCGTCCCGGGCAGACACCTTTTTGAATTCAAGAAAAAGGAACGGACAGTGATTGAAAGACCGCTTATGACCATAGACGAAATATTACGTCTAGATCCCAGGTACAGCATTGCACTTCTACAGTGGTCATACCCATTATACCTTCGAAAAGTCGGCTGGGTTGAATTGCCCCAGGCAAAAGAAATCAAGGAATCCGGCATGCTGCCGGTGGAGGAGGTGATACCAGCCAGGGGATTTAATGTGAGTTTGCCGGAAGTAGAGAGTGAAATAGAAACGCATAAAGATACTGAATCTGTACTTTGGAGACATTTAAAACGCAACTCTATAGTTGAAAAAGAAGATGACCAACCGATAACTGAACTTAGATTGACGAAAAAAACCATCCATGAAAACCAAACACCTAAGGAAGGTTTAACCAAGCACCCCGAAACCCCTGATTTAACTATTGAGAACGGTTATGAAAATAGCAGTTGCGTCGAGTTAAACCCGTCTAATGATTATTCTGAAGAAAATGAACTCAAAAAGAATCATGAGGTAACGGAAGAACTGGAGCCAGCACAAAACAATGAAGTTGTAACGGAAAATGTAGATGATCAAGGTTTTAATGTTAAATCACCATTATTTTAA
- a CDS encoding RNA-binding protein codes for MEFKIAPEGVKLRDIDIWGDLYDAMERGNAVESVITGVRRPNGDNGETECWELAFENKPGITGFCSTPESGLPDGTPINDFVGQKIVGKIRRIEKKKSSVVLSRKDVVEGSINKLIGQLKIGEELNAMVRVVNKHLYVDIGGGVILRITQEKARKSNGVPLDVQYEVDSVIKVKVIALDRDKKSIEVEPVDPWKEHDYKRGEVLAGQVTNIRDNLAFVTVKPGIIGRVYYKKTDRYDLGDYIKLQVTDFNAEKRLLHMIVYDAGRINDRRRNIARKRAKKIKQKEGPANEIKTLGGFDSLETNSDSPPGGSVVDDE; via the coding sequence ATGGAATTTAAGATTGCACCGGAAGGAGTCAAATTAAGAGATATTGATATATGGGGGGACCTGTACGACGCTATGGAAAGGGGTAACGCAGTTGAATCGGTGATAACAGGTGTAAGGCGACCAAACGGAGATAATGGGGAAACTGAGTGCTGGGAACTGGCTTTTGAAAATAAACCTGGAATAACCGGTTTTTGTAGTACACCCGAATCCGGCCTACCGGATGGTACCCCGATAAATGATTTCGTTGGTCAAAAAATTGTTGGCAAGATCAGACGGATTGAAAAGAAAAAATCTTCAGTGGTGCTCAGCAGAAAGGATGTGGTCGAGGGCTCAATCAATAAATTGATTGGCCAACTAAAGATCGGTGAAGAATTAAACGCTATGGTGAGGGTGGTTAACAAACATCTTTATGTTGATATCGGCGGTGGTGTGATATTAAGAATCACGCAGGAGAAGGCCAGGAAGTCCAATGGAGTACCCCTGGATGTGCAATATGAAGTAGACTCGGTAATTAAGGTTAAGGTTATTGCACTAGATAGAGATAAAAAATCTATTGAGGTTGAACCAGTCGATCCATGGAAAGAACACGACTACAAACGGGGTGAAGTGCTTGCCGGTCAGGTTACTAATATAAGGGATAACCTGGCCTTTGTAACAGTCAAGCCTGGCATTATCGGTCGAGTTTATTACAAAAAAACAGACAGATACGATTTGGGCGACTATATCAAACTGCAGGTAACGGATTTCAACGCAGAGAAGCGCCTGCTTCACATGATCGTATATGATGCGGGCCGGATTAATGACCGAAGGCGTAATATAGCAAGAAAGAGGGCTAAAAAGATAAAGCAGAAGGAAGGTCCTGCAAATGAAATAAAAACATTGGGTGGCTTTGATAGTTTAGAGACCAACAGCGATAGTCCTCCAGGCGGGAGTGTAGTTGATGATGAATAA
- a CDS encoding winged helix-turn-helix transcriptional regulator, whose protein sequence is MMNKDSAFAAGTAIRHLKYPEQIKEIGNSQRAFDALRYISEGEYLTVTTVAILMQCSRMMATKTIKNLWMARLVKCVEVVTNTTPERLFKIWMISTKKLPKNANEACRLAALGMFYGRTKNSLSEYEWNIIRRSREKKYVTATIKFLPTGKKDKTTLSIDAPRRGEKPSPDSDIYIFPTIEEAKIYAPHDKRFTTDFILMNKAINYNNLISDPMGKS, encoded by the coding sequence ATGATGAATAAAGATAGTGCTTTTGCCGCCGGCACAGCAATTAGACACCTCAAATACCCTGAACAAATTAAAGAGATAGGTAATAGTCAAAGGGCTTTTGATGCGCTTAGATACATTAGTGAAGGTGAATATTTAACTGTCACGACCGTTGCCATACTTATGCAATGTTCAAGAATGATGGCAACAAAAACTATTAAAAACCTGTGGATGGCAAGATTAGTAAAATGCGTAGAAGTTGTTACCAACACCACGCCGGAAAGGCTCTTTAAAATATGGATGATATCAACAAAAAAACTGCCTAAAAATGCAAACGAAGCATGCAGACTGGCAGCCCTTGGTATGTTTTACGGCAGAACAAAGAATTCTCTGTCTGAATATGAATGGAACATAATCAGGCGAAGCAGGGAGAAGAAGTATGTAACTGCTACAATAAAATTTCTTCCTACAGGAAAAAAGGATAAAACCACACTTTCAATTGATGCCCCAAGGCGTGGTGAAAAACCTAGTCCGGACTCAGACATATATATATTTCCGACAATTGAAGAAGCAAAAATTTATGCACCTCACGACAAAAGATTCACCACAGACTTTATTTTAATGAACAAGGCCATTAATTATAATAACTTGATATCAGATCCAATGGGTAAGTCATAG
- a CDS encoding single-stranded DNA-binding protein: MMNEVWLIGRLVRDPEEKKTPAGKTVAKMTLAVERDYANAEGEREADFVEIIAWEKLAETCTKHLGKGRLVSVKGRLQIRSYDDSQGIRRKAAEVVAEKIKFLDKAKETA, encoded by the coding sequence ATGATGAACGAAGTCTGGTTAATTGGGCGACTGGTAAGAGATCCGGAGGAAAAGAAAACACCGGCCGGGAAAACAGTGGCTAAAATGACACTGGCGGTGGAACGTGATTACGCCAATGCCGAAGGAGAGCGCGAAGCAGATTTTGTTGAAATAATTGCATGGGAAAAGCTTGCGGAAACTTGTACTAAGCACCTGGGCAAAGGTCGCCTGGTATCTGTTAAGGGCCGGCTGCAAATCCGCTCCTATGACGACAGCCAGGGAATCAGGCGGAAAGCCGCTGAAGTTGTGGCCGAAAAGATAAAATTCCTTGATAAAGCCAAGGAGACTGCATAA
- a CDS encoding type II toxin-antitoxin system RelE/ParE family toxin, translating into MSGKNSRYKLLLSPRAVKKLKRLDTDIQKRIKKALYGITVMPPRGDIKKLKDMRGRCRLRVGDWRVFFLFDKANREIHVVDITQRKDAYK; encoded by the coding sequence ATGTCTGGAAAGAACTCGAGATATAAGCTTTTATTATCCCCAAGGGCTGTGAAAAAGTTAAAAAGGCTTGATACCGATATCCAGAAGAGAATTAAAAAAGCATTGTACGGGATAACGGTAATGCCGCCGCGCGGGGATATTAAAAAGCTGAAAGACATGAGGGGAAGGTGCAGACTTCGTGTTGGTGACTGGCGTGTGTTTTTTCTGTTTGATAAAGCCAACAGGGAAATACACGTAGTGGATATAACACAACGGAAAGACGCTTATAAGTAG
- a CDS encoding toprim domain-containing protein, which produces MQNKHYNHSYEKFIKAKPSHPCPICGKDDWCGFNSYVASCMRVKEGAFKTVTQSTGKDAYLHWLGARSVNVPVIKQKESAPAAQTAPVETRDKVYRSFLRLLYLSASHKNELIRRGLSERDITKNGYKSVPEKEKPWNICRRLIDMGHDLSGIPGFYRAKGPYGGLYWTFNRQPGYYIPVLDSKERIQALQRRMDDPGKGGKYKLFSGYTSRGGCSCGTPAHIARPDKTKDTRIWITEGPLKADIAAKYLSAVVIAAISSAAWRPVVDEVLNLGAKEAVIAYDMDSATNVYVAQAEKSLKQELHKHGLKVTRATWKNGKGIDDVLVSIAESKRKVRGVS; this is translated from the coding sequence ATGCAAAACAAACATTACAATCACTCTTATGAAAAATTCATCAAAGCTAAGCCATCGCATCCCTGCCCCATCTGCGGTAAGGATGATTGGTGCGGCTTTAATTCATACGTGGCAAGCTGCATGAGAGTAAAAGAAGGTGCGTTTAAGACAGTAACGCAAAGTACCGGGAAAGATGCATACTTGCACTGGCTGGGCGCTAGATCAGTTAATGTCCCAGTAATAAAACAAAAAGAGTCAGCGCCGGCTGCGCAAACGGCACCGGTGGAAACCCGGGACAAGGTATACCGGAGCTTTTTAAGGCTGTTATATTTGTCTGCTAGCCACAAGAATGAGCTAATTCGACGTGGTTTAAGCGAAAGAGATATAACAAAAAACGGTTACAAATCAGTTCCGGAAAAAGAAAAGCCGTGGAATATCTGTCGTAGGCTGATAGATATGGGGCATGACCTTTCTGGTATCCCCGGGTTTTATAGAGCTAAGGGGCCATACGGAGGCTTGTACTGGACTTTCAACCGTCAGCCCGGCTATTACATTCCGGTGCTGGATAGCAAAGAACGCATCCAGGCTCTGCAGCGTAGAATGGATGACCCCGGAAAAGGTGGCAAGTATAAGCTCTTCAGTGGCTACACCAGCCGGGGCGGCTGTTCCTGCGGAACTCCTGCCCATATAGCCAGGCCGGATAAAACCAAAGACACCCGGATTTGGATAACGGAAGGCCCGCTGAAGGCCGACATTGCAGCCAAGTATCTTAGTGCAGTGGTAATTGCGGCCATTAGCTCTGCTGCCTGGAGACCGGTGGTAGACGAGGTGCTAAACTTAGGGGCCAAAGAAGCTGTGATAGCTTACGACATGGATTCGGCTACCAATGTTTATGTTGCTCAAGCCGAAAAGTCCTTAAAACAAGAGCTTCATAAACACGGCCTTAAAGTCACCCGGGCAACTTGGAAAAATGGAAAGGGAATTGATGACGTACTGGTAAGCATTGCGGAAAGTAAGCGTAAAGTCAGAGGTGTAAGCTAA
- a CDS encoding caspase family protein, with protein MKRHALILSNPGESGAENYCEGVNVDVNNYTSFLKSALGGTWYNNEITHLNRPSKLDTNNAIKDISSCDYSLIIFCGHGFYSASRESTILQLRKNEEIDFLDLKNEAKKRTIILDCCRKVEKDIITEERMIAKFSEAKAELNPLECRKFFEKQLEKCHNGIVVGYACSKNETAGDSQSKGGYYSYSLLKSATEWCETNNIDLTRKWSKLNIAEAHNASIKNVSRLSGGTQTPEIDKPRSGPYFPFAIMA; from the coding sequence ATGAAAAGACACGCCCTTATATTATCAAACCCGGGAGAATCTGGAGCGGAAAACTATTGTGAAGGAGTTAATGTTGACGTCAATAATTATACTTCATTTTTAAAGTCAGCCCTTGGGGGCACCTGGTATAATAATGAAATCACGCATCTAAACCGTCCGTCAAAATTAGATACGAATAACGCCATAAAAGATATTTCATCTTGCGATTATTCATTGATAATATTTTGCGGACATGGCTTTTATTCTGCAAGCCGGGAATCAACAATATTACAACTAAGAAAAAATGAAGAAATAGATTTCCTTGATTTAAAAAATGAGGCGAAGAAGCGAACAATCATTCTGGACTGTTGTCGAAAAGTTGAAAAAGATATTATTACCGAAGAAAGAATGATTGCTAAATTTTCTGAAGCTAAAGCTGAATTAAATCCTTTAGAATGCAGGAAGTTCTTTGAAAAGCAGCTCGAAAAATGCCATAATGGAATCGTTGTAGGATATGCTTGCTCAAAAAATGAAACGGCTGGCGATAGCCAGTCAAAAGGTGGGTACTATTCTTATTCTCTTTTAAAATCCGCAACAGAATGGTGCGAGACAAATAATATAGATCTAACGCGAAAATGGAGCAAACTTAATATTGCAGAAGCCCACAATGCATCTATTAAAAATGTATCTCGCTTGAGTGGAGGCACTCAAACCCCAGAAATTGATAAACCTAGATCTGGCCCCTATTTCCCTTTTGCTATAATGGCTTAG
- a CDS encoding XcyI family restriction endonuclease — MRFETPIPDTQISFYQRLEALKESMLQEALFETVKKVEINKIDDQLKQYVTNGDLQLLAEHGIRGEVMFAVPYVLEQNPYLIGYYRLLLGFSQKAFYTSGRGLGFGIFKSMEFKGTLSPTQKSVLSEGCKALNTSAALLLRSLKRPSISSSLIRDLTLLTLGPQLRGGHNVSLGTAATRLVFEMIRDIVSSAIISSSDAQISLKNAAGRETLIEFSSDPDIVIREKLKSGNFRNWIAIEIKGGTDVSNAHNRLGEAEKSHQKAKQKGFTECWTLLGAKVDLEIACNESPTTDRFFLLNKLAVKDSSDYLDFRENVIALTGIND; from the coding sequence ATGAGATTTGAAACTCCAATCCCAGACACCCAAATTAGTTTTTACCAGCGTTTGGAAGCACTAAAAGAAAGCATGTTACAAGAGGCTCTTTTTGAGACGGTAAAGAAAGTTGAAATCAATAAAATAGACGACCAACTTAAACAATATGTTACAAACGGAGACTTGCAATTATTGGCTGAGCACGGAATAAGAGGAGAAGTAATGTTTGCCGTCCCTTATGTTTTGGAGCAAAATCCTTATTTAATAGGTTATTACAGACTACTCTTAGGGTTTTCTCAAAAGGCGTTTTATACAAGTGGCAGAGGATTGGGTTTTGGGATCTTTAAGAGTATGGAATTTAAAGGTACTTTATCACCTACACAAAAATCAGTTTTATCCGAAGGTTGTAAAGCACTCAACACCAGTGCCGCATTATTATTAAGATCTCTGAAGAGGCCTTCCATTTCTAGTAGCCTCATAAGAGATTTAACGCTACTAACATTAGGACCGCAATTAAGAGGTGGCCATAATGTCAGTCTTGGAACAGCAGCAACTCGGCTGGTGTTTGAAATGATTCGGGATATTGTAAGTTCAGCTATAATATCTTCCTCTGATGCACAGATTTCTTTAAAAAATGCCGCCGGCCGAGAAACACTTATTGAATTTTCTTCTGACCCTGATATTGTTATAAGAGAAAAATTGAAATCGGGAAACTTTAGAAATTGGATAGCTATAGAAATAAAAGGGGGTACCGATGTATCCAACGCGCATAACCGGCTTGGAGAAGCGGAAAAAAGCCACCAAAAAGCTAAACAAAAGGGATTTACTGAGTGCTGGACTTTACTCGGTGCGAAAGTTGACCTTGAAATAGCCTGTAATGAATCACCAACTACCGATAGATTTTTCCTCCTTAACAAGTTAGCTGTTAAGGATAGCTCCGATTATCTAGATTTTAGGGAAAATGTTATAGCTTTAACGGGAATAAATGACTAA